One segment of Carya illinoinensis cultivar Pawnee chromosome 13, C.illinoinensisPawnee_v1, whole genome shotgun sequence DNA contains the following:
- the LOC122292853 gene encoding putative disease resistance protein At3g14460 — MAAELVGGAFLSAFLQVLFHRMTSRQVVGYIQGKKLNDKLLKKLKITLLSVNAVINDAEVKQFGDTLVKEWLLELKDAVYDAEDLWDEIATEALKCQQINADNSGGTLNQIRPKIEEVLDRLEFIAKQKDALGLKHGVGEKSWKMSTTSLVEESNLYGRDEDREAIINLLLSDDVNGNNICVIPIVGMAGIGKTTLAQVVYNDVRVKENFEFAAWICVSEEFDVSRITKTILEAVTSVCCDFKDLNLLQLKLKEELSGKKFLLVLDDVWNESYYSWEALRRTFTSGTHGSKIIVTTRNEGVASIMRSVPNHYLNQLTDEDCWLLFAKYAFANANSYANPILERIGRDIVKRCQGLPLAAKTLGCLLRFKVDADEWDSILKSDIWELSDDQSNILPALRLSYYYLPSHLKRCFAYCSIFPKDYKFKKEQLIQLWMAEDLLQQPKRNKRLEEVGDEYFHELVSRSFFQRSAGENSCFVMHDLINDLARFVSGELCFRLEDDNSKEISEKTRHLSYVMALEDLFKRFEIFYKAKCLRTFLPLYSPDEFYCLSNKVQHNLLIKLRCLRVLSLSNYHSISELPDSIGELTHLRYLDLSRTLIKRLSESVSTLYNLQTLKLAYCYRLRQLPTGMHNLINLRHLDMNGTCVEEMPAQTSKLESLQTLSTFIVGKEKGIKIGELGKLSNLRGTLSIKKLKNVATAEDAFDAKLKDKKYLEELALEWGYGKTDDTKGERYILEKLVPHTNLKKLQVHNYGGTRFPGWLGDRSFHNMVSVSLQNCEYCLILPPLGQLPSLKHLSIEGFDGVVTVGPEFYGSSQPFPSLEILKFSWMSSWEEWCSFGVDDEFKRGFPNLQELHIVSCQSLIGNLPKNLPSLRKLVIEYCEQLLSPLPRAPAIRELELIKCDMVVLRELPRTLHSLKVKGCQVVVQSLLEAMSTQIQACRRLDISDCSLISFPGSFLPTTLSFLSIKNCEKLEFPLQQYHTSLEHLLIVDSCGSLRSFPLDFFPNLNGLTIGRSPSLRFLSVSEGQQKVLASVTCLKIRGCPNFISFPKGGLSAPNLSDLWIEECQKLTSLPERMHVLLPSLRELRVSGCPKLVSFPEGGLPPSLSSLYIGDCNELVARRMGWNLQGLPLLTSFGIFGECQNVKSFPEEELLPSSLTYLSIVGLSCLKNLDGRGLQNLTSLRTLIISGCPKLQSIPEEGLPMSLVELIIRRCPLLREQCQREKGEDWPKIAHISCIEIEDNCAS; from the exons ATGGCTGCGGAATTGGTGGGTGGAGCTTTTCTGTCTGCATTCCTACAGGTGTTGTTCCACAGAATGACTTCACGTCAGGTTGTGGGCTACATCCAAGGAAAGAAACTCAACGACAAGCTGCTGAAGAAGTTGAAGATCACGCTGTTGTCCGTCAATGCAGTGATCAATGACGCGGAGGTGAAACAATTCGGGGACACCTTAGTCAAAGAGTGGCTGCTCGAACTTAAAGATGCTGTGTATGATGCAGAGGACCTCTGGGATGAGATCGCCACTGAAGCTTTGAAATGCCAGCAGATTAACGCAGATAATTCCGGAGGCACCTTAAATCAG ATAAGACCCAAGATAGAAGAGGTCCTCGACAGATTAGAGTTTATTGCAAAACAAAAGGATGCCCTTGGCCTCAAACATGGTGTTGGAGAGAAGTCATGGAAAATGTCAACAACATCTCTGGTGGAAGAATCTAATTTGTATGGAAGGGATGAAGATCGGGAGGCCATTATCAACTTGTTGCTGTCGGATGATGTCAATGGCAACAATATTTGTGTGATTCCCATAGTGGGAATGGCCGGGATTGGCAAGACCACCCTTGCTCAAGTTGTATACAACGATGTTAGAGTGAAGGAGAACTTCGAGTTTGCAGCATGGATTTGCGTCTCTGAGGAGTTTGATGTTTCCAGGATAACAAAAACAATCCTTGAGGCAGTCACTTCAGTTTGTTGTGATTTCAAGGATCTGAATTTGCTTCAACTAAAACTCAAAGAGGAGTTATCAGGGAAGAAGTTTTTACTGGTTCTGGATGATGTCTGGAATGAGAGTTATTACAGTTGGGAGGCCTTGAGGAGAACTTTCACCTCGGGGACACATGGAAGTAAAATCATTGTGACCACACGCAATGAAGGTGTTGCCTCTATTATGCGCTCTGTTCCAAATCATTATCTGAATCAATTGACAGATGAAGACTGCTGGCTACTATTTGCAAAATATGCATTTGCGAATGCAAACTCTTATGCAAATCCAATCTTAGAAAGAATTGGTAGAGACATCGTGAAAAGATGCCAAGGCTTACCATTAGCAGCAAAGACGCTCGGGTGTCTCTTGCGCTTTAAAGTAGATGCCGATGAATGGGATAGCATTCTCAAAAGTGACATATGGGAATTATCGGATGACCAGAGCAACATTCTTCCTGCCTTGAGATTAAGCTACTACTACCTCCCTTCACATCTGAAGAGATGCTTTGCCTATTGCTCGATATTTCCGAAAGATTATAAATTCAAGAAGGAGCAGCTAATCCAATTATGGATGGCAGAAGATCTTTTGCAGCaaccaaaaagaaacaagaGACTGGAAGAAGTGGGAGACGAGTACTTCCATGAATTAGTATCGAGGTCATTTTTTCAACGATCAGCAGGTGAGAACTCGTGCTTTGTTATGCATGACCTTATAAATGATTTGGCTAGATTTGTATCTGGGGAACTTTGTTTTAGATTGGAGGATGACAACTCTAAAGAAATTTCAGAAAAGACTCGTCATTTGTCTTATGTTATGGCGTTGGAAGATCTTTTCAAGAGATTTGAGATTTTCTACAAAGCAAAATGTCTACGCACCTTTCTACCGCTCTATTCCCCAGATGAGTTTTATTGCTTATCTAATAAGGTGCAACATAATCTATTGATTAAGCTGAGGTGCTTGAGGGTATTATCTTTGTCCAACTATCATAGCATTAGTGAGCTGCCAGATTCAATTGGCGAACTCACACATCTAAGATATTTGGACCTCTCTCGTACTTTGATCAAAAGGTTGTCTGAATCTGTGAGTACTCTGTACAATTTACAGACACTGAAGTTGGCATATTGTTATCGTCTCAGGCAGTTGCCTACTGGTATGCACAATCTAATTAACTTGCGTCATCTAGATATGAATGGAACATGTGTAGAAGAGATGCCAGCACAGACGAGCAAATTGGAAAGTCTCCAAACATTGAGTACTTTTATTGTGGGAAAAGAGAAAGGGATAAAGATTGGAGAGTTGGGGAAACTTTCAAATCTTCGAGGAACACTATCCATTAAGAAGTTGAAGAATGTTGCAACTGCTGAGGATGCCTTCGATGCCAAGTTAAAGGATAAGAAATACCTTGAAGAATTAGCCTTGGAATGGGGCTATGGAAAGACAGATGATACAAAGGGCGAAAGATATATACTCGAGAAGCTTGTGCCTCATACAAACTTGAAAAAGCTCCAGGTCCATAATTATGGGGGCACAAGATTTCCAGGTTGGTTAGGAGATCGTTCATTCCACAATATGGTATCTGTAAGCCTTCAAAACTGTGAATATTGCCTAATCTTGCCACCCCTTGGGCAACTTCCTTCCCTCAAACACCTTTCCATTGAAGGGTTTGATGGAGTAGTGACTGTGGGTCCTGAGTTTTATGGGAGTTCTCAGCCCTTTCCTTCGCTGGAAATATTGAAGTTTAGTTGGATGTCTTCATGGGAAGAATGGTGTTCATTCGGGGTTGATGATGAATTCAAAAGAGGTTTCCCTAATCTCCAAGAGCTTCACATAGTATCTTGTCAGAGCCTAATAGGGAATTTGCCCAAGAACCTTCCTTCTTTAAGAAAACTTGTGATCGAGTACTGCGAGCAGCTTCTTTCTCCTCTCCCAAGAGCTCCTGCTATCCGTGAATTAGAGCTTATCAAATGTGATATGGTAGTGTTGCGGGAGCTGCCACGCACACTGCACTCGCTGAAAGTGAAAGGATGTCAGGTTGTTGTACAGTCATTACTGGAGGCAATGTCAACACAAATCCAAGCCTGTCGACGGTTGGATATTTCTGATTGTTCCTTGATATCATTTCCTGGGAGTTTTCTTCCGACTACATTGAGCTTTTTGAGTATCAAAAACTGCGAGAAGTTAGAGTTTCCACTGCAGCAGTACCACACGTCCCTCGAACACTTGCTGATAGTAGATAGTTGTGGTTCACTCAGGTCTTTTCCATTGGATTTCTTCCCCAATCTTAATGGTCTCACTATTGGGAGGAGCCCAAGTCTCAGATTCCTTTCCGTGTCGGAGGGGCAACAAAAAGTTCTTGCATCtgtcacttgcttgaaaattcGGGGATGCCCAAATTTCATCTCTTTTCCCAAAGGAGGACTATCTGCACCAAACCTGAGTGATCTTTGGATTGAAGAGTGTCAGAAGTTAACATCACTGCCTGAACGAATGCATGTCCTGCTCCCATCCTTACGTGAACTAAGAGTCTCCGGTTGTCCAAAACTAGTGTCTTTCCCTGAAGGTGGTTTGCCCCCTAGCTTGTCTTCACTCTACATCGGAGATTGCAACGAACTAGTTGCCCGCCGAATGGGGTGGAATTTGCAGGGCCTCCCTTTGCTTACAAGCTTTGGGATCTTTGGTGAATGTCAAAACGTGAAGTCCTTTCCGGAGGAGGAGCTGCTGCCCTCTTCTCTTACATACCTGTCCATCGTTGGACTTTCATGTCTCAAAAACTTGGATGGAAGGGGGCTTCAAAACCTTACATCTCTCAGAACATTGATCATCAGTGGGTGTCCTAAGCTCCAGTCAATACCAGAAGAAGGGCTGCCTATGTCTCTTGTTGAGCTCATCATCCGGAGATGTCCTTTGCTGAGAGAACAATGCCAAAGGGAGAAAGGGGAAGACTGGCCCAAAATAGCTCACATCTCTTGCATAGAGATTGAAGACAACTGTGCCTCATGA